The segment ACAGAATTGTTTCTTCTCCCCCTGTAGTCGGGTCCCGCCGCAGGGCTCGGGCGGAGATCGAGATCCCCCTCCCGGGGCCCGGCACGAGCGACCGCGGGACCCTGCAGCACAAACACCTGGGCACAGCGCGCTTCGGCCGCCGGACCACCCGCTTCCAGCGAGGGGGAGGCACCGGGCAGGACTGGGGCGCGCAGCCGCCGAGGCCTCTCCTTAGCGGAGAAGAGCGACGCAGGGGAAACCGACCCAGCCTTCTACAGCCGCAGGGACCTCCCACGCTCCGCGGCACTTAGCTGCCCGCACAGCGCCTGCCCCGCACCCGGGCCAAAGGGAGCCGAACAAACAGAAcaagcggcggcggcggcgcagcTGCTGACGACCTCAGGGTGCGCCGCGCCAGGAGGCCAGGGAAGGCCCTGGACAGGTGCTCACGTGTCTCCTAGGTGACTCGTCTGCTGCTTTCGTCCTAGCAGCCGGCGAGACGCCAGACATGCGGCGGCCCAACATCCTGCTCACGGGTAAGAAACCGTGAGAGCCGCGCCCCTGTCGCCGGAGCAGCGACATGGGATCCCGGGGCAGCGCGGGGTCGCCCCGCCGCCTGCCCCGGGCTGGCTGAGCTGTGCGTCCTCACGCTGCAAGTGGTCGCTGAGCGACGAGGGGTGCGCTGCTGGCCTGAGCGACCAGGACGAGATCCATAGAGAAGCCGCAGCCGAGTCTGCAAATGTCCGTTTCCTTTGTCCCTGCCAGTGGGGATCTGGGAGTGGTCCGGAAACTAGGGAACTGCTTTGGGTTAAGTGGCTTAACGATTGTTTCATTAATTTTGTTCGATCCGTTATCAGCTTTTGATACGTCACGGTCTGATCGAGGAGTTTTTTCCCATCAGTTCTTTGCTGAGAATGGCAGTGATGCATTCGCACAAGTAGTCTGACAACTGGCTTTCAAATTCAGGGTTTTGGCAGAGTGTTGCTAGGACTTTACTTTACCATAACCATATGATGATACCAGAGTCAGTTTGGGGTCAGTTTTAATTTGCGTAGTGTGGAGCagatttcacttttatttgctgatGCCATTCAGATCTGTATTTTCTTGCCAAACTTTcttctcccccttctcctctgttattctgtgggggtggggtttagtGGTAGTTAttttgttgtggggttttttggtacaCTTTTCTGGCTGACTTATTTAAAGAGACATTTGTGGCCTTTAAGATCTGCACAGCTGAGTTGGTTCCTGTAAAtctaaactttattttttaaacattttaacataATTGTGTTTCTGCTTATCAATGAGTTTATGGTTGTGATGTACCATAATGTATTTATTTGCTAAAGTACTTACGTTAGGTATGATACAAATACTTTATATGTACGGCATTGATTTAAATAATGTATCACTTTATATAATTTGTTTTATAGGTACTCCTGGTGTAGGGAAGACTACACTGGGCAAAGAGCTTGCAGGAAGAGTAGGGGCAACATATGTTAATGTGGGTGATTTGGCAAAAGAAGGTAGGTTGTATAACAATGTATACTCCATTGGAGTATTTAGAATATATTTGCTTTGTATAAGAGAGACATGCAAAcaatagataggtttcagagtagcagccgtgttagtctgtattcacaaaaagaaaaggagtacttgtggcaccttagagactaaccagttgatttgagcataagcttttgtgagctacagccgatgaagtgagctgtagctcacaaaagcttatgctcaaataaattggttagtctctaaggtgccaaaagtactctttttctttttgcaaacaataGGTAAATATTAAATGTACATTATTGCTGCTTAATCAAAATTATAATTTTTTGGGGTGGGTTGATGGGCGTGATACATTTAGGAGAGCTTGTAATAATTTATTTTGAGATAAATACTAGACTTATGTTCATGTAAATCCTGTTAAAATAATAAGTATTCCTTGTTAAATTAATAGTCTAATAGGATGCCACCATATTGATCATGTATCTGTCCATCACACTGAGTGCATTTACAAAATACAGTTCAGACTGATGTCCATTATACACACTTTTTCTTACACTTTGCCatgttttcttcctttcctcAATCTCTCCAAATGTGACTTGATGGctgtcataagtataaagggaagggtaaccacctttctgtatacagtgctataaaatccctcctggccagaggaaaaatcctttcacctgtaaagggttaagaagctaaggtaacctcgctggcacctgacccaaaatgaccaatgaggggacaagatactttcaaatctggagtgggggacaaagggttttgtcAGTCTGCGTGATACCTTTGCCGgtaacagatcaaggatgcaagccttccaacttctgtaaagttagtaagtaatctagctagaaaatgcgttagattttcctttgtttttttggatgtgaaattcgctgtgctggagggaatgtgtattcctgttggtgtctttttgtaacttaaggttttgcctagagggattctctatgttttgaatctgattaccctgtaaagtatttaccatcctaattttatagaggtgattcttttaccttttcttaaataaaattcttcttttaagaacctgattgatttttcattgttcttaagatccaagggtttgggtctgtgttcacctgtaccaattggtgaggatattattattaagacttccccaggaaagggggtgtagggcttggagacatctttcctaaaaatatccccccaagtggtctctttcgctgttctttgtttaaatcgcttggtggtggcagcgtaccaggtttttaacttaagctgatTCCCAAGGCAAGAaggaaatctgtgccttggggaagttttaacctaagctggtaagaataagcttagggggtctttcatgcaggtccccaaatctgtaccctagagttcagagtggggaaggaaccttgacaatggcaTTTTAGGGCAAAGTCCTACCTTAGTGCTGACAAGCCAGGGTAGGATAATAGGGATATTAGCCAGTGACTTCTTTTTCAGCAGCCTCCCcttcctttttatttatcttcCTCACTAGTATAAAAGCAAGAGCATGATTTAGTGCTCAGTACTGTATTTTCTTGTTCCATCTGAAGAACTACATTATgagaaaattaaggttgcacagtaaGGCACTCAGATCTGGAGATGCTAAGGTCAGAGTCTCGtgcataaccttaactctgctcccttgAGCATAGACATTACATTATAGTCTAATTATGTGATAAACTATTTCTCAAAAAAGTTTTCTACAAACTCAGGGCTCTGTCTTGCAATCCTCATTCATGCAAACAGCCCCGCTGGCCCCTCTCCTTCAAGTAGACCCATGTAGACATAGGAGTCTGCATGGGTGGCATGTGAACCGCTGGTTGAAGAAGGCGAgccgagccccgccccgccccgccccgccccttccacacAAGGTCTCACCTCTTCTGCAACTGCTGGAACCCAGAGCTTCCACACTGCGGCCACTGGCCTTCACCCAGGctagctcccccagccccaggagcaccAGGTGGCGCGGACCCAGCCCAAGCCGAGGCCACTGCATagggggaaggaagcagggagGGCATGGAGCGGAACGTGGGCAGGGCCACcccggctgtttggggaggcacagcctccttCACCTATGATACCCACCACCCAGGGGGGTCTGCTTGTATAGATTCAGATGCAAGATCGGGCTTTTgtaatcagtgggactatttgcatcAATGAGGACTACTTAAGGGAGTGAGAGTTGCAGGATGAAGCCCTGAGACAACTGAAAGATAAACACTTGGAAAAGTGTTAACTGCACCTTTTTAAAGGTTAAGCATGACCAGCTGCTCACCATACCTCCCACCCTTATACAATTGCACCTCATGTCTTCATTTCCCTCAGTAGCTTTGCCATGTAGAGGCATAATTCAGTGCTAAGATGCTTGTGGTATGACAGATGTTTTAATAAAGTGTGGATAAAAATTGATATGTTAAAAATGaattggattttttatttaaattaaaaacaggatttttataaaataaactatttaaatttgaaattgacaacctatgTAAAGGTTTACACTTGTTATAATCTATtagtcatttaaattaaataccagAAATAATATGAAGCAATACATATTTGCAGACAAGTTTTAAAGAAACCCCAGACTACTGAACTGATAGAAGTCAATGCCTATGCACCTAGAACGAGAATTCTCTGAAGtgttaaaccagcttttgacagctaTAGCCTCTtctgaggtgcagagagaatattttcttcatttcagtttattcaactagttcattcaaagttaggAAACCAATTGGAAGTTGAAAAAGGAGAAgcacttgttttcctcttccaatataTGAATCAAATACTAGCTGCAATAGGATGATAtttactagttctaaaatcttgaaggacacgGTGTCCAGAAATAATCAGTTTGATTCACTAACTGCAGAGAGTAATTCCTTTGTTTAATATATTAGTTTTAagtgcaaaacatgttttgataaacctTTTTCTTATGTATCTTAAGGtactttattaaataaaaattctgttgAATATTCAATTAAAAACGCATAAAATCTAAAGAGAGCCTGACATAaatcacaaataaaaaattaatcatctagtaaataagaaatgcatcattaacCATATTCTAACATCATAAAAACTGTAAAAATCAAGAATTTggataaatgtaaattaagctgTATGATTGCTTAAATACATTTATATAGCTGTAGTGCCCTCCTGGTTTGCAAATGGAAGCAACAAATTTAGTGAAAAGGCcatatttagttgtaaatcagtGTGTTAATTGGTACCAACCAagaagaaacaatttttttcccaaggAAAGTAACTAAAAAGTTCAAacgcaaaacatgattaaaatcagttatttaaatccagttttcctgtttgctgatttaaatcaatccacccggCTTTAATGTTCAAGCTAATGCTTTTATCCATGGCATTTGTTTTATTGAAACAAATCTATACAATAGATTTTaaagaatttgaaaaataaacataATTTCTATTGACTGTCCATGTCAGATTAACATAAATGTGTTGTCAAATGACTACCATTATCTCACAAAATAACatggactctttttttttctatAGGGGAATTATATGAAGGCTTTGATGAGGAATATGAATGCCCAATTTTGGATGAAGACCGAGTGAGTCCAACTTCAAAATCTATCATATtgaaagtgggggtggggttaaTTACGGTAAAAGCTGTGTTTCTGGTACTTTACCAACCGGAAAGCTCTGTAAGCCGGCTTTTCTATCTTCATTGAAAGTCTGGTTTATAGCCCGGTtggcgtggggctggcaggcttcctacctggctTTGCTTGGCTCcccggaagcagtgacatgtccctgctgctcctaggcagaggaaaagccacaaagggtttggagtgcgggagggggtgcggggcatgggctctgggagctgcaggggtggcacctgctgGGGAAGGCAGCACGCAGAACTGCCTAGtcacgcctccgcctaggagcagcagagacacatTGCCGCTTgcggggagccgcccaaggtaagcatggcctggatccagcacccctgccccgagccccctcctgcacccaaactccctcccagagctcaagcCCCCCAACCTCAACCCTGAgaccccacccaaactccctccctcttagttaaccagaattttttaCTTACCggcacccctcactcccccaaTGTtgccagataacaaagcttttactgtacaaaGAAGCTGCATCTAGTTTTCTTGAGCCTTTGTCTGACTTTTCTGTAGGTAATTGATGAACTAGAAGACAAAATGAATGAAGGTGGAGTTATTGTTGATTATCATGGCTGTGACTTCTTCCCAGAACGCTGGTTTCATATAGTATTTGTACTTCGCACTGAAAACTCATTTCTGTACGACAGACTTGAAAGCAGGTAAATCAGTGGAGTAAATGAAGGTGAATTGTCATGCGGATTCACAGGAGCCTTTCAAGAGTATAAATTCAGGGTTTTGTAGAAGATAAGGATATAAAGTCCTCTTTCTTTTATATTTGCTTATCTAAGTGttcttttggttttgtgtttaGAGGGTACAAAGGGAAAAAACTACAGGACAACATTCAATGTGAGATTTTTCAGACTATTTATGAAGAGGCAATGTCATCTTATAAGGAAGAAATTGTACACCAGTTGCCTAGTAACACGCCAGAGGACCTGGAGCGGAATTTAGATCAGATTATACAGTGGATTGAGCAGTGGATGAAAGACAACAACTGAAATCTGAGGAAAAAGGAACacggacttttttttttttttcaggttattCTGGCTGTTCAATAAATGAAATTTGTAATTGTGGCATGGTAAATTAACCTTTTTTAGTCACTGAAGTATAATTGAACAATGATAACTTTTTAATCTGAGGAAAAACTGAGGAATTATAATAACGATTGATCATACTGATGAATCTGACATGGTTAAATTAAAATAATGCCAATCACTGACAGATGGATTTTGTACCGAGAGGAGCTGAGATCTATATTATCAAATGGTTATAGAGGGAAGTCAGGAGCGCACAGGCTATTCTTGCATTAGAGAAAGCTCCAGGCTGCAGTGGAGCGTGTATATATTTGGAGGCTTATGTTCATGGCAGATATGTGAAATGCATGACTTTTGTGAGCTGTTTTCAAACGCTAAGATATTTTAAAACAGTAGAAGCTTCTTCATAGCATAGGGGAGCATATCCTCATATATTTCTCCATAATATAAACCATTGCTCATTTTATGTTGATTATTTTACTCACTTTGGGTGAATTTTAAAGTTTTTGTGAATGGAAAGTTTAAAGAAGCAGCAGTATATCATTTTGTGGAAAGGGGAGTGTGAATTACTGTTTGAGAACAGATGTAAGTGACTACAGTGAAACCTGAGCTTGACTGCCTGTGGTCACCTGTCATAATGGCCAGTTAAATGTCAGTCCCTGCAAGAATTCCTCTTTATTAATTGTACTGCATTATGCATCCAGCTGTTATTACAACTACAATAATAGCAGGCTCTTTGCTCGTCATTATTTATAGGTTTCACTGTAACTGTTTGAGTGGCCTGTGTGCATGGAAATGATCTGATTGGACTCTGTTAACAAGGATCTATGTGAAAGGATAGTGTTTAATTTGGATGGGTTTATCTTGTTTGTTCATGGTGGGTTGTGAGCCTTCTGAGCCAGATCCTGCAAGTTACATTCCCACTGAACCCAATGGGAGTGTTGCTTGAATAAGGACCACAAAATCTTACAAGAATAGGAAATTGCCAGACTTATTTAAACTTATCACCTGCTGGAAGAGGAAAAATGTTCAGGTTGATTTGAAGGACTATAATGCAAACAAGTTCTGAGTGTACTTCCATAAAGCAATTTtggcttttttgctttttttttttttttttttaggtatttTTGGTAAAGTATTTTTCCAAACATGAAAATTAAAGTACATTAACATAAAAAATGTTAATTGgtctattttatttgttaattggtctatttatttttttatttatcagATTTGTGGAATGTAACATCTAGAACTATATTCTCAGGAAAAGAGTGGCTTGGTACAGACATTGTtaggcaaaagtcaacatggtttctgtaaagggagataatgtcttactaatctattggagttctctgagggggtcaacaaatctgtggacaagggggatccagggaCATAGTGTGCTtcgatttccagaaagcctttgacaaggtccctcaccaaaggctcttatgtaaattaagttgtcatgggataagagggaagatcctttcactGGACTgagaactgattaaaagacagggaacaaagggtaggagtaaatggtaaattttcagaatgaacACCACTAGTTAACCCTCTccctcaagggtcagtcctagcaccaatcctattcaacttattcataaatgatctggagaaaggggtaaacagcgaggtggcaaagtttgcagatgatactaaactgctcaagatagttaagaccaaagcatactgtaaagaacttcaaaaagatctcacaaaactaagggcaacaaaatggcaaattaaatttaatgtggataaacgtaaagtaatgcacattggaaaaataaccccaactatacatacaatgtgatgggggctaatttagctacaactaatcaagagaaagatcttggagtcatcgtggatagttctctgaagacatccacgcagtgtgcaggggcagtcaaaaaagcaaatgggatgttaggaatcattaaaaaagggatagaaaataagatggagaatatcttattgcccttatataaatccatggtacacccacatcctgaatactgcgtacagatgtggccccctcatctcaaaaaagatatactggcattagaaaagattcagaaaagggcaactaaaatgattaggggtttggaatgggtcccatatgaggggagattaaagaggctaggacttttcagcttggaaaagaggagactaagggaggatatgatagaggtatataaaatcatgagtggtgtggagaaagtgaataaggaaaagctatttacttgttcccataatataagaacgaggggccaccaaatgaaattaatgggcagcaggtttaaaacaaataaaaggaagttcttcactcagctcacagtcaacctgtggaactccttgcctgaggaggttgtgaaggctagggctatataacagggtttaaaagagaactggaaaaattcatggaggttaagtccattaatggctattagctaggatgggtaaagaatagtgtccctagcctctgtttgtcagagggtggagatggatggcaggagagagatcactagattgTTAcccgttaggttcactccctctggggcacttggcattggccactcttggtagacaggatactgggctggatggacctttggtctgacccagtgtggccgttcttatgacatGTAACTTGTATGCCTCTACATCTATTTTAGCTTTTTATCTTCTATGACAACATCACTAACCATTAATAGCTCTTTGAATATTTTGAACTCTGTGGGATGCTCCATCAATGTCTCCTGTCCTATAAGAATTGTCACAGGACATCAGGCCAATGGCTCATCCAGTGTGGAATCCAGTCTCCGGAAGGGGTCAGCACCAGATGCATTAGAAGTTACAAGAAGCCATCTATACAAGAGTCAGTTATGGAATCCACTCTGCAGGGGGAACTTTTAACCCCCTTTTGGCTATGAGTATCAGCAATTGCATATACCCCATCTGTGTGTATAAAGCCCATCCTCTCTCCTGCGGCACAGGAGATAATAAATGCTAAGAGGGTAGTTGGACGCCAGGCTGAGCTCTGCTCATGCCCTCACTGCCACAGGCTCCTGGCTGCTTTCTGCCTGCGGGCTCGGCCACGGCTCTGGGGCCGGGGAGCATCACGAcctgctctctccctccctgccccagtcctacCCTAGCTGAGGCCCCACACGGAAAGCCAGTCGCGCTGCCATGCACAGCGCCTGCCGGGGGGGCGGCCCTgattgaggccctgccccccgagGGCGGGCGGCGCTGCAGGTACTCGCAGGCGGGGGACGAGGAAGCGCGGGTGGCTGCGGAGCTTAGAGACCCAGGTTGGTGGGCCGCGGGGTGGTCACAGCCTCCCGTTGGCTGCCGCCGGGCCTGTCCCGACGGCTGGGGGAGCTCCGCGGGGTTTCCCGCCGCCGGGCTCGGAGGGGCCCTCGCGCCCTGGCTAGAAGGGGCAGCAGCGGCGCCGCCTGGGGCAGTTCCCCCCGGCTGCGGTGGGAACGCAGCACCCGGGAGCCTGCGAGGGGTGCGGCTGGGCTGCAGGGTTGGGCGCTCCAGGGAGGCTGAGGGGAAAGGTTGGGGacctgggggcaggaggaggccttggtgggggtgg is part of the Caretta caretta isolate rCarCar2 chromosome 5, rCarCar1.hap1, whole genome shotgun sequence genome and harbors:
- the AK6 gene encoding adenylate kinase isoenzyme 6 isoform X1; translation: MTNEGTRYFQIWSGGQRVLSVCVIPLPVTDQGCKPSNFCKVRELYEGFDEEYECPILDEDRVIDELEDKMNEGGVIVDYHGCDFFPERWFHIVFVLRTENSFLYDRLESRGYKGKKLQDNIQCEIFQTIYEEAMSSYKEEIVHQLPSNTPEDLERNLDQIIQWIEQWMKDNN
- the AK6 gene encoding adenylate kinase isoenzyme 6 isoform X2, which gives rise to MRRPNILLTGTPGVGKTTLGKELAGRVGATYVNVGDLAKEGELYEGFDEEYECPILDEDRVIDELEDKMNEGGVIVDYHGCDFFPERWFHIVFVLRTENSFLYDRLESRGYKGKKLQDNIQCEIFQTIYEEAMSSYKEEIVHQLPSNTPEDLERNLDQIIQWIEQWMKDNN